In the genome of Carya illinoinensis cultivar Pawnee chromosome 13, C.illinoinensisPawnee_v1, whole genome shotgun sequence, the window ATGGTTTGAAGGGTCCAAATCGGTGGTTCGAGGACTTGTTTTGGTGTCATTCCACAGATTAAATACGGCGGGCATTGCCCGAGGGGCATGTCTCTGTCTTACTGCATTTTCTTTTCCAACAGAAAAATGGGATCAAACTACACACTGTTATCTTCACAGCAATTAGTTATATATTCTCATTGGGGTTCCATGCTCATGCACATGGTTTCAACTTTATGTTAGGTCCAAACGTCATATTTGATTGAAAAATTGATTGATGCCCAATGAGAAGAAAGAATATTAAGTGGGACTCATAATCCCAAAACCCTTATTGCTTGTCATTGGATTGGAAGAGGCAGGCGGGAAACAAAAGCAACTATATTGTCAGCGGATTGTGTAAAAAGACAAGAATAATTCTTTGAAGATCTTTATATCACGTACGATCCTGATACAATTTGATTTggaatttatcttttaaattaaatcaaattatgacaTATAAACTTAATTTggaatttatcttttaaattaaatcaaattatgatgACATATAGACGTTATAGGAtataaatgcaagaaaaaaatgaaatttctagCTTGTCAAGTGGTATGTTGCGATCAAAATTGTCAAATTTTAACCAAATTaatatctaataattttaaaaaatttcaatcaaagTATTTAAGCAGTGTTGCAACCATATTTCAACTTTAACACCCTGATTAATATTATGTGCTCAATTAATTAAGAGAGAGGGGAGTAGATGGACAAATGGAGGTTAGTGTATAAGGAACAGAGCAGGGCAGATGGAATTCATTTTAAGAAACAAGAGATTAgacatcaataatcatacttgCATTAATATAATCATACATCACACCAGCAGTAGATCCTGATTCTGATTTGTGGGATCCACTCAACCCGACAAGCAGGGCTCTAAGACCTTCTGGTTGTTGGACATATCTATCTCCCCCTCCCGCTTCCAACCCTAACAACTCCACACCCATCATCTTAATTTTTGACGAAATGCAATCCATCTCACGCTTCCTGTCacacgcgcgcgcgcgcgcactcTGAGCTAATATCAACGTTACCAGTTTACATCAAGCAACAAGTCTAAGAGAAATCAAACCCCTATTGCATCTTGGGGGCAAATCTAAAatgtgaagaaaaaaagagacaaAATCTCCACCCAAACTAAAAGCACCAGCTGAAAGCAGCCTAGAGCAGGCTCTCTTTCTTCTATCAGTGAGTTAAAACTCTGGATAACTTGTTTTCTAGAACAAACCTCTGTACAAATGCCAGATCGGTTACATAACCAACTTGCAATTAAATCCTCACTACCTTGTAGTAGTAATTAACTTATAATTGTAATGAAAAATATGGGGATTAATTACTTTGAAATGGTTGTCATTGGATTATGAGCCTTTGGTACTTCGTCTCTGTAGGACAATCAGAGCCTTCACACAGAACCCTTTTTCTATTGATGCCACAGCTGGTGGGGGTGTTGCAACTGAAAATGTTAGCCAATGAGTCTTGGCGGAACTCTGGTTGTGGCGGTGGTGAAGGAATGGTTACAGGAGGAATCTCAAAGGACTCAAGTGGTGGGGGTGGGTGCCTCCATTGGGGAAGAGGTCCAGCCAGAAGAAGAGTCTGAAGGAGTGGACCTGCTTTCATCACTGCCTGTAAAAGCTTACCCTTTTCAGGTAATGGCTTCTCAGGGAATGGCTCTACTGTTGTTTGTGGCAAAGATTGGGTTGCTGGTGGTGGAGGCAATCTGGAAGGTGGAATTGGGTCAACAATTGGAGAGGAAACAATGCTCTCCTCACAGTCTGAGGATGAGAAGCCGTTGTTGGAGTCGATTCCTCTTCTGGGTTCGTCTTCAATGCTGGAAATTCCTGAAAGAGGAGCAGTTTGTTGATGCTGTTGCTGGAATAAGAGCTTCTCAAGGAGGAGTCTTTGGCATTTCTCTTGTGCTTCGTCTCTTTCTCTGATGGCTTTGCTAAGCAGATCTTTGAGATGAAGTAACTGATCATCTCTCTTTCTAAGCTCCTCATGAGCTGCCAACCTTGTTTGCTCAAGTTCCAGAGTAGTGAACAAAAGAGAAGTTCTGAGCTCTTCCATTGTCTGTATGATCAAAATAGACATCAAACATGTGTAATTAGCTCTCAAATGGCAAAGAAAGGAACCCCATTATGCATTTATGAGCAGGGAAAAGAGAACGAAAACCCATTAACCTCCGCTACtacaaaaaccaaattaaactAAATCCTCAGACAATCACAACACAAAAGAAACTCGTTACCTTTCCTTGGTTGTAGTAAGCCCAGCTAGGAAGAGGATTGCGTTGGTCTTCCATGTTCCTGTAAATGGACTGAAAAATTGAACCAAGTATTTatcagagagagagggagagagagagagagagagaggtgggagGTTTTGAGCGGTTCTCTCTCTTATAAGAAGTAGTTGCCACTGTTTTCTGTTGTAATCTTTGCTTTTTTCCTCAGTAGGAGTTGAACAAAAGTGCAAAAGGCCAAAAGCGTAGCAAGCCAATTCCTATATGCTGTGCTCTCTCCGTCTGAGTCTgagtctttatttttatttttattttttgggaaagaaaataaaaataaataaataaataaaaattaccgAGTCTATGGCTCTATGCACAATCTAGCGCGGCGAATCATGTATCAGCGATAAAAGCGGGAGCAAAGAAACCAGTTTCCCCATGTCCTATCCTGTTGATACAGACCTTCTTCAGGAATCACTTCGACTTTTGTACCCACTTGCATAAAATTGGAAGAGACTGCACAAATGTAAAGTTTCATCAGcaaaaccatttaaattttacaaccccactttatattatattcttataattattttttaattgagatTTAAATTCTACATAAAtggttttcatttaaaaaaaaaagtgataaaaatagtagtttgaatttttcttatttagagGATGATTAAGCCCACACACAAATAATACCTCGTGTGACTTGAAAATGCTGCCGTTTAGCCCAATCAAAGTCATGATGCGTTTGCTGCATATATCTTGTCCTGTGGAAATGATTTCAAGCATGAAGAAAGTTGCGGGAGTTTTTCGTGGGATAAAAATATTGCGTCAAATAAGAACAAAGTTGAGTACTTTGAAATTGTATTGATGGTTCCAAACTCAATGTTTCAGTACATCTTTGGATGAAGTAGACGCTTCTCATGTTCTTGTCTTTCGAACAAATGGTCTTATTTGATAGTTAGGTTTCTACGCAGAGGGGTTTGGCAAGCTTCAAACCCACGTGTTCTCATGATATGTAAGTAGAATTTTTATccttagattttattttttattttcccaatttaattgtgtatttatttatatgcataacgcattttttttttttttaaattcgtcaaagaaaaattaaaaatatgtggGAAATAGCTAACAATCTTATGGTAATAGATTAAAAATATGCATTGCCTCTAGCACTTTGTATCCTTCTATAGCGTGTACATCTCAACCGTGATGATTTTATCTATCATTTCTACTCTTTTTTGTCAACCGCAAAACTCTTTCGTGAGATTAAAATTCTAATCTttttacaaaggaagaacaCATCAATTGAACTATAAATCAATCGGTATAACGCCAACTTCTGTCGTATATTCACTTCTCAACCCAAATGGCAAGGTTTTTCCAGTTTGTTGATTTTTCTCTCACACGTGGGCTGCCTTTCCCAATAAATCCAAACAAGGATTTCTTGTTAAAATTTCTCTCCTTGCAATCCAAAGAATTTGATTAACCcattttgaaattttccttctttgagttatttttttctgttttgaatGTCAAATTAGTATACTTCTCTTTGCAAAGATTAATATCTAGTCATACTCTTAACGTAACGTCTCAATAGAAAACTCAAACCATATGACATAtactttaaataatataatttgaatctcattgaaaccttataaagaataaaaacttcTTATTTTTAAGTAACGTAAAATCTCATATATCAGTTACAGTTAACTTTATAACGTAAAGAGAGTACCACACTTAACCTAATAGGCCaatgattaaattttttaagcGGCTATAAATTCACTAATTCAACCACATACTAAAGCTCCCAATAATATTGCAGAACGGAAGAAAGGGTTACATCCGAGCAGtatttatttgaaaagataTGGCTAAACTTTTAAGCAAGTGATTGATGATTTCtagataatattaatattataagagtcgtaataaaaataaataaaacctaaTGTTAGGTAGGATTCTTTAACTTTTACTCGGAATTTTCGAGAGAATTTTGgttccattattattattttaaagaaaaaggaatgatCAACTCTCCAGTCATGTCGTGTTTCGTACATATTTCTTTGGTCCGTTGAAAATACAGGCAACCCTAACACCTTCTTCCATCTCTTCAGCTTGACCTCTAGCAATTGTATAAGAATATTCCAACTTAAAATCATAttctaatatttcattttccaaaccataattttataaaattaagcctTGATTTTTTCTGTTCAATGGACATGCCAAAACTTGTTTCCCTTAaaattttaagagaaaaataatttgtatagtTTTAGGTTATATAAATTTCACgtattgatttaaaaatataatttatattaaaaagatttattttttaactatagaTCTcgctaatttttaaaataagcaGACGAAATTTATATaccttaatattatatttaatattaattttttaatactatatttaatattactctcATTAGCTGTAGAAAGATGGAGCACATTATGTATGCAAGGACTCGTATTGGTCTTAGAAATCTGGCATAATATTAGGAGCTTTTCAACCGGCATGTCTTTTTTGACAAACAAAAGTCACAAAGCAAAATAGAAGATGGAATCATCATGGCCTTGGAAGCTGCTTGTCATGGCACTCATTTTTGACTTGAGGGATTTGCCTGCATGTGCTAGCTGCAGTTCATCCCCAGCATAGACTACACCTGTACAACACAACCCTACCAACTAGCTAGTAGATACATCTATACGTATTTTCTATGAAAATCTCTCTTTAAGAGCATGCTTTCAAACACAACACATTACACACATTTTTGTGATTTATAGATAGCTTTTTATGTCCCATTTTCTAAGAGCTATATACTCTTCTCACCGTGTTTTACAGCATTTGCCTGCTTTGAtcgaaattttataaaaagcacAATATTTCAATCATTATTGTATTCTTGTTAAAGTACTTTAAATCAGATGACATAAAGTCTGATtttcaaatagaaaaattaggttcgaactctttatttttatataaaaaaacaaattcatcACTGTATTGCACTAAAAATTAGCCTAACGGTGACAATTTCTCGAATACACACAAAGAAATATGTCgctattttccatttttttcgtCTTTTCTTCAATACCAAGTCATTTGGAATATTTATAGGGATTTCTATCCCCATTATCTTAATATTTTCTAGTTTCAGTACAAAAACTAGGATGAAAACTGTAGTCTCATGTATTGTATTTCAAACCTATCTCTTTCTAATGTTCAAATATAAGGTCAAGGGAAATAATTCCATTGGCCAGAAAAAAAGGAGCTGGTAACCAAACTTTCCCACCAATATACTTGCCCAAAGAAAGTCGATGGACCCCTTTTGAACACTAAAGTCCTAGTTGAGGGAAAGAGTGAGGCTTCCATTTGACCAGTTCAAGACTGCCATAATATCTGGGACACGTGTACGGTGCGAGTGAGGCTTTAACATCACATCTGACTCCTAATCTTGTAATTTGATAATATCGAAAAAGGATAGGAaaatacaattaattaataataaataaatatataagattGGGAGCGCCATGGCTTTATGTCCCATTCGTAATGTGATTGTTAATTGCCTGCACATGTTTGTCCACACCGGGATGCGGCTATTTTAAGCATCACGCAGGGGGGGACACTCCCTCCAACTTctccctcctcttcctccatttTGGAGAAACTgtaactcctttttttttttttttactagaaaataatttatttatattttatcaataataataatgattttcAAAGGATGGattttattgatacaaaatcacgtcattttttatttatcatttaaacttaatgatttttttaagttacCATTTATTTTAtgctaattttaatttatttatctcaCAAAAGACACTTAAATCCTCTTTTCAAtccaataacaaaaataactattttaaaacCAATGCTATTAATTTCTGTATTCAATCTtgtatattgaaaaaattgaattgatttttgtattttacttaaaagtttagaaaaattgtaatgatttgataataattagatgaaaaaaataaaaaatttaaattttaaaaatatttatatttcagtgATGTTCTAATGTTGAGATAAGTTTATGATGTTtgaatagtgaaaatatttcatctcatttcaaatcatcttatctcatcatatgattacaacttttttcaaaatttcatataaagtataataaagaattaaatttttcaaattttaaaataataataatattaaaaaataatattctaacaatattttatttaacttttaacttttatctcaacttaattACTATCGGAACCAAACCTTCTGGTCCTAATTATATAAAAGCTTAAATGAAAGTGCGGGCACGAGTGTAGAAACCCACCTACTTATACATGATTTGCCTCCTACAGGAGTAATGAGCGACATTCTTTTGAGCCCTAGCATAAGACACCTTGTGGATTCTTCTAAGCATTGATCTGCACTTCATACACCTCTTCTTATATCTTCAATTATTCTCTCTGTCGTCTCCCTCAAtcctagtttctttttcattttctcttttcaatcgtctcgtctttaatttgtttgtcgTCCACGCCTTCCCATTGTCTCTTGTCCGCATCGTCTCAGTACTCTCATTTCCTTCAATCATCTCTTTTTCTCGTCTTTCTCTTTACCCGGCCACTTGTTGTTTCTCATGCATATATACACAAAATCTTTGTcatcaccacttgggccaatgCGAGCTTAGTGGTCAGTGTGCTTGGAAAGGGGGCGGGGATGGTCCTCGGCAACAGGTGGCCGGATTGGTAGGTGATCAGAGTCCAATAGTTGAGCACGTAGGTGGTGGACAAACCATGCAGTGGCAAACCTAGCATCCCGGTTCCAAGAAACAATTAGATTTTCTTACAGGTTTTATGTTACATGAATCAAATTCTAGTTAATGGATTATGTTCTCTCGCCACCAACAGCAGCACAACATGAGTACTACGTACATTGGACGTTGCTGCCTCATTTCCTGACGCATGCATGCAGCTTAATTGGCAGTTCACTGCCTATTGCAACTTAGGGAATCAGCCCAATAAAAAAACCAACATTCAAGGTAGTTTCAATTAGTACTTCAAGCAAGCGTAAATCAACctttttaataatttgggaTAGAAATCATAATAAATAAAGGGTAGTTAGAGAGCAAAATTGACTTTCCCCAAAGTCAAAGTATTGATACCACAGTATATTCCACTCAATTATTGTAAGAATAATAAAGGAGCGTCAAGCTAGCcaaataaaagattatattcaAATTATTAGATTACTAAAACATGATAAAGATCATCTTGGTGGGCATGAACTTGATAATACATGAGAAGTTGTTCATCAAACCCTAACCTGAATAGGAAATTATATATAGGTCATGACTAGATAATTCTCAACTTGATAATTCTCAATTAT includes:
- the LOC122290758 gene encoding protein enabled homolog gives rise to the protein MEDQRNPLPSWAYYNQGKTMEELRTSLLFTTLELEQTRLAAHEELRKRDDQLLHLKDLLSKAIRERDEAQEKCQRLLLEKLLFQQQHQQTAPLSGISSIEDEPRRGIDSNNGFSSSDCEESIVSSPIVDPIPPSRLPPPPATQSLPQTTVEPFPEKPLPEKGKLLQAVMKAGPLLQTLLLAGPLPQWRHPPPPLESFEIPPVTIPSPPPQPEFRQDSLANIFSCNTPTSCGINRKRVLCEGSDCPTETKYQRLIIQ